One part of the Gemmatimonadaceae bacterium genome encodes these proteins:
- the thyX gene encoding FAD-dependent thymidylate synthase encodes MLFYEPRITVIARPAFTEPEHLPVEWKGDSTSGEQLAEFAGRLCYMSQRNPAGRSTREYLSNILKQGHGSVLEHATWSLLIEGVSRSLTHELVRHRAGFAYSQLSQRYVDESHAAFVVPPAIIGDAALEARWKEQVESAQAAYIALVEELMARYAWVDDKVHRRKMAREAARGVLPNSTETKIVVTGNARAWRTMLELRSGEGAEMEIRRLAVALLRVLQAEAAGLFGDFEVYQASDRREAARVGHHKV; translated from the coding sequence ATGCTCTTCTACGAGCCTCGCATCACCGTCATTGCTCGCCCGGCCTTCACCGAGCCTGAGCACCTCCCGGTCGAATGGAAGGGCGACTCGACCTCGGGCGAGCAGCTCGCAGAGTTTGCTGGTCGACTGTGCTACATGAGTCAGCGAAATCCTGCCGGACGCTCGACGCGCGAATACCTGTCGAACATCCTGAAACAGGGCCATGGGAGCGTGCTCGAACACGCCACATGGTCCTTGCTCATCGAGGGAGTTTCGCGATCGCTGACCCACGAGCTGGTGCGCCATCGCGCCGGGTTTGCCTATTCGCAGCTCAGCCAGCGCTATGTCGACGAGTCGCATGCGGCGTTTGTGGTGCCGCCGGCGATCATCGGCGATGCCGCACTGGAGGCACGCTGGAAGGAGCAGGTTGAGTCGGCGCAGGCGGCGTACATCGCGCTGGTGGAGGAGCTGATGGCGCGCTACGCCTGGGTCGACGACAAGGTCCACCGCCGGAAGATGGCCCGCGAGGCGGCGCGCGGTGTGCTCCCCAACTCCACCGAGACCAAGATCGTCGTGACCGGTAACGCTCGCGCGTGGCGGACGATGCTCGAGCTGCGCTCGGGCGAGGGCGCCGAGATGGAGATCCGGCGCCTGGCGGTCGCGCTCCTTCGGGTCCTCCAGGCTGAGGCCGCCGGGCTGTTTGGGGACTTCGAGGTGTACCAGGCCTCGGATCGGCGCGAGGCAGCGAGGGTCGGGCACCACAAGGTCTGA